In Nicotiana tabacum cultivar K326 chromosome 10, ASM71507v2, whole genome shotgun sequence, the DNA window AAACAGTTAGTATAGAAAATGTACCAGTAGTGAGAGAATTTTTTGATGTATTTCCTGAGGATTTACCAGGATTGCCTCTAATACGAGAAatagactttggtattgatttgctaCCTGACAGATAGCCCATATCCATACCCCCATATcgaatggcaccagcagagttgagggAGCTAAAGCAACAGTTACAATATTTGTTAGATAggggttttattagacctagtgtatcacaatggggtgcaccggtactgttctaaagaagaaagacggatccctaagaatgtgcattgactacatgaagttgaacaagataacaatacGTAATAAATATCCTTTTCCTCGTATAGATgacatgtttgatcagttacaaggagttggccacttttcaaagattgacctcagttctggttatcatcaacttagaatcaaagatgaagatatttctaatactgctttcaggactcgatacgggcactatgaatttcttgtgataccTTTCGGACTGACAAATGCTCCAGCggcattcatggatttaatgaattgGGTGTTCAAGTTGTTTCTGGATAGatttgtaatagtatttattgatgatatcttgatatattcTCGTAGCCAAGGAGAACACGAGGATCACCTCAGGACTGTGTTGCAGACATTGCGAGAACAtcggctttatgctaagttctcgaagtgcgaATTCTGGCTAGACtcggtagcatttttggggcatgttgtaacCAAAGATGGAATTATGGTAGATGCTAAGAAAACTGATGCTGTGCAGAAATGGCCCAGACCTACTTATcctacagagattcgcagctttttaGGCTTGGCAGGCTATTACAGGCATTTTGTGCAGGATTTCTCCAGAATAGCAGCGCTGCTGACCAAGCTAATATAGAAAAATGcaaagtttcagtggacggaggaatgTGAGCAGAGATTTCAAAAACTCAAATCATGTTTGACAACTGCACCAATATTAGCCTTACCATCAGGTTCTGGAGGATTTACAGTATTCTGTGACACCTCGAGGGTGGGATTAGGATGCGTTCTCATGCAAAAAGGTcgtgttattgcttatgcttcgataCATTTGAAAAAGCACGAGCAAAACTATCTTacacatgatttggagatggctGCAGAAGTATTTACTCTATAACtttggagacattatctatacggcgaaacttgtgagatttatactgaccataaaagtttgaagtatatctttcagcagAGAGATCTAAATCTTCGGCAGCATCGTTGGATGGAACTACTCAAAGACTATGATTattctattttgtatcatcctggaaaagccaatgtggtggctgatgcgtCAAGTAGAAaatctatggggagtttggcacatATAGCCCCTGCAAAGAGACTTTTGGCCAAAGATATTCAGAGACTAGAAGATATAGGTATCATATTTAGTGTCCAAAATTCAGAGGCATTGTTGGCTTGTGCTCAGGCTAAGTCTTCATTGGTTGAGCGCATTAAGGCCACCCGATATGAGGATGAACGATTATGTAAATACAGAGATGAGGTCTTAGCTGGTAAAAGCAAGGATATGATTGTTGAAAGTGATGGTGTTCTTCGAATGGGTGACAGGCTATGTGTAGCAGACGTAGATGGGTTGAGACATGctattcttgaagaagcccacaaCTCTAAATACACTATACATCCTGGATCCGCAAAAATGTACCATGACCTGAAGCAATTTTATTGGTGGGAAggtatgaagaaagatgttgctaacTTGTTTCTAGTTATTTgacttgtcagcaggtcaaggctGAGCATCAGCGACCCGCAGGACTACTACAACAAATTGAGATTCTAGAATGGAAGTGGGAAAGAATTACAATGGATTTTTTCACCGGGCTACCACGAACCCTTAGAGGTTATGACTCGGTATGGGTGATTATAGATCGACTAACGAAATCAACACACTTTTTTCCAGTGAAGACTACATATGGTGGAGTCAGGTATGCACAGATATTTATGAACGAAATTGTCCGACTTCACGGAGTTCcaatatccatcatctctgatagagGATCCCAATTTACCTCACGCTTTTTGAAATCTTTTCAAGAAGCATTGGGTAcacgagtagatcttagtactacatttcatccacagacagacgggcagtctgaacgtactatacagatcttggaggatatgttgagagctagcattcttgagtttggaggtagttgggatgcttatctacctttagcagaatttgcttacaacaatagcttccactccagtattcaaatggcaccgtacgaagcattgtatggtagaagatattgttctcctatcggatggtttgaagcTGGTAAGACTAACTTATTGGGACCCGACCTAGTACAAAAAGCTATGGACAAGGTCCAGTTGATCAGACAGAGATTGCTTGCAGCTCAAAGTAGACAAAAGTCTTATGctgataagagaagaagagatttagTGTTCACAATTGGGGACAAAGTGTTCCTACGAGTCTCTCCTATGAAAGGTATGATGTGGTTTGGGAaaagaggcaagttgagccctaggtttaTAGGACCGTATGAGATACTAGACTGAGTGGGAGCGGTGGCTTATCATTTGGCACTTCTTCCTGAGTTATCTTTTattcacccagtgtttcatgtctcAATGCTAAGAAAATGTACATCAGACTCATCTCAGGTGCTTGAAGCACCAACTATACCGCTTGATGAGAAGTTGTCCTACGAGGAGGAGTCGATGGCTATTGTTGCTAGGCAAGTAAGAAAGTTACGGTCAAAAGAAATTGTGCTCGTTACAGTCTTATGGAGAAATCATAGTGTTGAAGAAGCTACGTGGGAAATAGAAGATGTTATGCGAGTCAagtatcctcatttatttcagtCTACCGGTACGTAACTGAGCTAAATCCGGAGACCAAATTTCATAAggtggggagaatgtaatactcATTAAAAGAAAGAGGGTACTTATGTAATttaccaaaaaaatattattataaataAGATTAAATAGGGTACGCTAGCTAAAAGGaaacgaaaaagaaagaaagggctGAAGCCCCTTTCTCTGGCAAACAAAATCAAACTCTTATGCATAAAACCAAGCAGAAGCAAAAAAAGGATTGTGACGGGTCAGAATTAAAGCGaaaaatcaagaacaaatacAGAAGGTGAGTTGGGGAAAAAGCTTAGTACCGCAAAAGAAGCCACTTCCATCCATTATTTGTTCAAATCTTCAGGTACTTATTCCACAAATTTGAGGATATATTTTAATGGTTAGAGTTAAATAAGGAGATTGACAAAAGCCAGTGAAACAAGGAaagatatatataaatttttgttaATCTTTGGCAATCTGTTGAGGAATCTTAAGCACAAAGTGTGTCTTATA includes these proteins:
- the LOC142165051 gene encoding uncharacterized protein LOC142165051; its protein translation is MQKGRVIAYASIHLKKHEQNYLTHDLEMAAERDLNLRQHRWMELLKDYDYSILYHPGKANVVADASSRKSMGSLAHIAPAKRLLAKDIQRLEDIGIIFSVQNSEALLACAQAKSSLVERIKATRYEDERLCKYRDEVLAGKSKDMIVESDGVLRMGDRLCVADVDGLRHAILEEAHNSKYTIHPGSAKMYHDLKQFYWWEGMKKDVANLFLVI